One Phycisphaera mikurensis NBRC 102666 DNA window includes the following coding sequences:
- a CDS encoding DUF1501 domain-containing protein, producing the protein MRLTRRFFLRSTGAMAVYCAVNPLDAALAASMDDPAAHVTAKNKTLVVVFLRGGIDGLNLVVPHGDPAYAKLRPGIGVAAPGKEGGALDLDGFFGMNPRAAALMPALASGEAIALQAVGYPGNSRSHFEEQDVWETGVSGNTMGHDGWLNRHLLTSTGHGPIRAVALSDSLPRILRGEAPAFAFPGLTDLGFGGRGNAEQEASVVAALEQAHAAVAPGGTRDAIDLVHAAGRETLEGVKVLRGVAAQPYEQSASYPSGQLGQRLASAARLIKAGVGLEVVQIDYGGWDTHNRQGDGAQGNFGTKVEELCGSLAAFSEDLGPRSDDTLVLTLSDFGRTARQNGTAGTDHGWANAMLAMGGPVAAKKALDPGRGPVMGAWPGLGPEQLHQKRDLKHTTDFRDVLAEVVTSHLGNANLPKVLPGHAFSPVGLL; encoded by the coding sequence ATGCGTCTGACCCGCCGCTTCTTCCTGCGTTCCACCGGAGCCATGGCCGTCTACTGCGCCGTCAACCCGCTCGACGCGGCGCTCGCCGCCTCAATGGACGACCCCGCCGCGCACGTCACCGCGAAGAACAAGACCCTCGTCGTCGTGTTCCTCCGCGGCGGCATCGACGGCCTCAACCTCGTGGTGCCCCACGGCGACCCCGCCTACGCGAAGCTGCGCCCGGGGATCGGCGTCGCGGCACCGGGCAAGGAGGGCGGGGCGCTGGACCTCGACGGCTTCTTCGGCATGAACCCCCGGGCCGCCGCGCTGATGCCCGCGCTCGCCTCCGGCGAGGCGATCGCCCTGCAGGCCGTCGGCTACCCCGGCAACAGCCGCAGCCACTTCGAGGAGCAGGACGTCTGGGAGACGGGCGTCAGCGGCAACACCATGGGCCACGACGGCTGGCTGAACCGGCACCTGCTCACCTCGACCGGGCACGGCCCGATCCGGGCCGTCGCGCTGTCGGACTCGCTTCCACGCATCCTCCGCGGCGAGGCGCCGGCCTTCGCTTTCCCCGGCTTGACGGACCTCGGCTTCGGGGGGCGTGGCAACGCGGAGCAGGAGGCTTCGGTGGTCGCCGCCCTCGAGCAGGCGCACGCCGCCGTCGCGCCCGGCGGCACGCGTGACGCGATCGACCTCGTGCACGCGGCCGGACGCGAGACGCTCGAGGGCGTGAAGGTGCTCCGCGGCGTCGCCGCCCAGCCCTACGAGCAGTCCGCGAGTTACCCCAGCGGGCAGCTGGGCCAGCGCCTCGCCAGCGCCGCCCGGCTCATCAAGGCCGGCGTCGGCCTCGAGGTGGTGCAGATCGACTACGGCGGCTGGGACACGCACAACCGCCAGGGTGATGGCGCCCAAGGCAATTTCGGAACCAAGGTCGAGGAGCTCTGCGGCTCCCTCGCGGCCTTCTCGGAGGACCTCGGGCCCCGGAGCGACGACACCCTCGTGCTCACGCTGTCGGACTTCGGCCGCACCGCCAGGCAGAACGGCACCGCCGGCACCGACCACGGCTGGGCGAACGCGATGCTGGCGATGGGCGGGCCCGTCGCCGCGAAGAAGGCCCTCGACCCCGGCCGCGGCCCGGTGATGGGGGCTTGGCCGGGGCTTGGGCCGGAGCAGCTGCACCAGAAGCGAGACCTTAAGCACACCACCGACTTCCGCGACGTGCTCGCGGAGGTGGTGACCTCCCACCTGGGCAACGCGAACCTGCCGAAGGTGCTGCCGGGGCACGCGTTCTCGCCGGTGGGGCTGCTGTAG
- the gmd gene encoding GDP-mannose 4,6-dehydratase gives MITGITGQDGSYLAELLLGKGYEVHGVVRRSSTFGTDRIEHLYQGPQEAAKRLTLHYGDLTDGNAMSKLVREVKPHEVYNLGAQSHVRVSFDQPVYTSDAVGIGTLKLLEAIRDFQEASGTQVRFYQASSSEQYGLVQAVPQNEDTPFYPRSPYACAKVYAHWITVNYRESYGMHASCGVLFNHESPRRGETFVTRKITRAVGRIKHGLQDKLYLGNLDAKRDWGFAGDYVEMMWRMLQQDEADDYVIATNQTWTVQQFCDRAFAAVGLDPKDHVEIDPRYFRPAEVELLLGDPAKAKAKLGWEPTTSFDELVRMMVDADMKLAAREKTLADAGH, from the coding sequence TTGATCACCGGCATCACCGGCCAGGACGGCTCGTACCTCGCCGAGCTTCTGCTGGGCAAGGGCTACGAGGTCCACGGCGTGGTCCGCCGGTCGTCCACCTTCGGCACGGACCGGATCGAGCACCTGTACCAGGGCCCGCAGGAGGCCGCCAAGCGGCTGACGCTCCACTACGGCGACCTCACCGACGGCAACGCGATGAGCAAGCTGGTGCGCGAGGTGAAGCCCCACGAGGTCTACAACCTCGGCGCCCAGAGCCACGTCCGCGTCAGCTTCGACCAGCCGGTGTACACCTCCGACGCCGTGGGCATCGGCACGCTGAAGCTGCTCGAGGCGATCCGCGACTTCCAGGAAGCCTCCGGGACGCAGGTCCGCTTCTACCAAGCCAGCTCCAGCGAGCAGTACGGCCTGGTGCAGGCGGTGCCACAGAACGAGGACACGCCCTTCTACCCGCGCTCGCCCTACGCCTGCGCGAAGGTCTACGCCCACTGGATCACGGTCAACTACCGCGAGAGCTACGGGATGCACGCCTCCTGCGGCGTACTCTTCAACCACGAGAGCCCACGCCGGGGCGAAACCTTCGTGACGCGCAAGATCACCCGCGCCGTCGGCCGGATCAAGCACGGCCTCCAGGACAAGCTGTACCTGGGCAACCTCGACGCGAAGCGCGACTGGGGCTTCGCCGGCGACTACGTCGAGATGATGTGGCGGATGCTGCAGCAGGACGAGGCCGACGACTACGTCATCGCAACCAACCAGACATGGACGGTGCAGCAGTTCTGCGACCGGGCGTTCGCCGCCGTCGGGCTGGATCCCAAAGACCACGTGGAGATCGACCCGCGCTACTTCCGACCCGCCGAGGTCGAGCTGCTGCTGGGCGATCCGGCCAAGGCCAAGGCGAAGCTGGGCTGGGAGCCGACGACCAGCTTCGACGAGCTCGTGCGGATGATGGTCGACGCCGACATGAAGCTCGCGGCCCGCGAGAAAACCCTCGCGGACGCGGGGCACTGA
- a CDS encoding DUF1800 family protein encodes MCFPPIAAHAMQRLRRRRVLAALGLSLAATAAARPAEIRFPVDRTEATAGSPRMIAFELPEAAAADARFEASSSDPSVLSILEPGRVLAGETLGFLRVRGEADGSASVALGDASLRVDVRPQLPGPLTRARTPRLVCPPAGAAVWGTVGVGARWTDDLGTGVPAEARLVLPDGTRVEPVEHAGPGSDAWVAFDLDTAGFAPGPLRLVVERPAGGTLPPLRSEPIVVLVADPATLELREGEAEAGLPGPLPRRLGGDRKPATIDDDEAAGGRAFAGNSPRPAFAYPLRVERAGWHQAFARVRGSFSTGGFPALGLGVDAEQHPRVAGNSMGTRWHRIAVGSPVYLEPPVGDEPTDDREARPDWLGEDQLLLSYRFVNDHAIGGGGKDRAKRTSEDRNVRIDRWEIARLPAGPGLTLPAAAEAAADAGLDRGDEADRLHVSLDPRPAGWRVSGGFDIGGLASAPGAGDEGPAPSNTLFLNDRPLSTQTGRAPRFRVPAEALRPGTNRLQLRSRLELAEAWTPPIAVLAPQTSGRAADAAHPPSAAARFAVDGGAWRRPEADEAGPALSVRRAGGGAWSEYAFHSNATALLELPPSLQGAYTGSVEGRPQWFEGPPRFAVELVAGGRTRPLGEHELRGPEASFGEVELPPGPKTLRFSFVNDRYDAKSKRDRNLFLRAIRLEPASGPDQAAPAGEVRWPAPGATLGGFAWIVADVADARGVVRAWPMLDGRPAGPPVNVEPGAGRILVPLVLRGIAGEHAVSVRLEDAAKNRTDTAAVAVRVGGDRGERLAEAVFVLNRLGFGPEPAALADALVEGPRAWALAQLRKPGGPGAAAALARAASVASDDFAGGQVQRRGLSWLLAVPDPLKARRVAFLDNHFTTWIQKVQPERQAASFGDLVEAADRPFFELLLASATSPSMLRYLDQQRSFVGRINENYAREILELHTVGVHGGYTQQDVTDLAAVLTGLTAAHAVDNAPIANRVRQAFAFVPGRHDPRAAEVFGLDLPTATNAEGGVDAVAAFDRIRRVLEALAAHPATAAYLADKLADHHLGAAEAGDRRDAGVRGAMAEAFLRHQGRLPEVLDAMVEHPAFAAAMARAVESGPTADARVARPLDAAVRLQRVMGQVEPNAAASYLAGAGFALFNRETPDGYPDEDAAYADSNATLQRWRYAARAAARIANGLPYALRKPTPDAASTPAKLAAWRQRVVDTLAGTLTGGLLLEPSNAAALSVLEAAGASVSDRDVRTVAALVSQLPEAALR; translated from the coding sequence ATGTGCTTTCCCCCGATCGCGGCCCACGCGATGCAGCGCCTCCGGCGCCGGCGCGTTCTCGCTGCGCTCGGCCTCTCGCTGGCGGCGACCGCGGCGGCGCGGCCGGCGGAGATCCGCTTCCCGGTGGACCGGACGGAGGCGACGGCCGGAAGCCCGCGGATGATCGCGTTCGAGCTGCCCGAGGCCGCCGCGGCGGACGCCCGCTTCGAGGCGTCGAGCTCCGACCCTTCGGTGCTGAGCATTCTCGAACCCGGTCGCGTCCTCGCGGGCGAGACGCTGGGCTTCCTGCGGGTGCGGGGGGAGGCCGACGGCTCCGCGAGCGTGGCGCTGGGCGACGCGAGCCTCCGGGTGGACGTGCGGCCTCAGCTGCCCGGGCCGCTGACGCGGGCGAGGACGCCGCGCCTCGTGTGCCCGCCGGCGGGCGCGGCGGTCTGGGGCACCGTCGGCGTCGGCGCGCGCTGGACCGACGACCTGGGCACCGGCGTGCCCGCCGAGGCGCGGCTCGTGCTGCCCGACGGGACCCGCGTCGAGCCGGTGGAGCACGCCGGCCCGGGCAGCGACGCGTGGGTCGCCTTCGACCTCGACACCGCCGGTTTCGCGCCCGGCCCGCTGCGCCTCGTCGTCGAGCGGCCGGCCGGAGGCACGCTCCCCCCGCTCCGCAGCGAGCCGATCGTCGTCCTCGTCGCGGACCCCGCGACGCTGGAGCTTCGGGAGGGCGAGGCGGAAGCGGGCCTGCCCGGGCCGCTGCCGCGACGGCTCGGCGGCGACCGCAAGCCCGCAACGATCGACGACGACGAAGCCGCGGGCGGCAGAGCCTTCGCGGGCAACTCGCCCCGGCCCGCCTTCGCCTACCCGCTGCGCGTCGAGCGAGCCGGCTGGCACCAGGCCTTCGCCCGCGTGCGCGGCTCCTTCTCGACCGGCGGCTTCCCGGCGCTTGGCTTGGGCGTGGACGCGGAGCAGCACCCACGCGTGGCCGGCAACTCGATGGGCACCCGCTGGCACCGCATCGCGGTGGGCTCGCCGGTGTACCTGGAGCCGCCGGTTGGGGACGAGCCCACCGACGACCGGGAGGCGCGGCCCGATTGGCTCGGCGAGGATCAGCTGCTGCTCTCCTACCGCTTCGTCAACGACCACGCGATCGGCGGGGGCGGGAAGGATCGCGCGAAGCGGACGAGCGAAGACCGCAACGTCCGCATCGACCGCTGGGAGATCGCTCGCCTGCCCGCGGGTCCGGGGCTGACGCTGCCCGCGGCCGCGGAGGCGGCCGCCGACGCCGGGCTCGACCGCGGCGACGAGGCCGACCGGCTGCATGTGAGCCTCGACCCGCGCCCCGCGGGCTGGCGGGTCTCGGGCGGCTTCGACATCGGCGGACTCGCCTCGGCACCCGGTGCCGGGGACGAGGGGCCGGCGCCCTCGAACACGCTGTTCCTCAACGACCGCCCGCTCTCGACGCAGACCGGCCGCGCGCCACGGTTCCGCGTCCCGGCGGAGGCGCTGCGGCCGGGCACCAACCGGCTCCAGCTCCGCTCGCGGCTCGAGCTCGCCGAGGCCTGGACGCCGCCGATTGCGGTCCTGGCGCCGCAGACTTCCGGCCGCGCGGCCGATGCCGCGCACCCACCCTCCGCCGCGGCTCGCTTCGCGGTGGACGGCGGCGCCTGGCGGAGGCCGGAGGCAGACGAGGCGGGCCCGGCGCTCTCCGTCCGCCGCGCCGGGGGCGGCGCCTGGAGCGAGTACGCCTTCCACAGCAACGCCACCGCCCTGCTCGAGCTGCCGCCGTCGCTTCAGGGCGCCTACACCGGCTCCGTGGAGGGCCGCCCGCAGTGGTTCGAAGGGCCGCCGAGGTTCGCCGTGGAGCTCGTCGCCGGCGGCCGGACGCGGCCCCTGGGGGAGCACGAACTGCGCGGACCGGAGGCTTCCTTCGGCGAGGTCGAGCTCCCGCCGGGGCCCAAGACCCTGCGGTTCTCCTTCGTGAACGACCGGTACGACGCGAAGAGCAAGCGGGACCGCAACCTGTTCCTCCGGGCGATCCGTCTCGAGCCCGCCTCCGGACCGGACCAGGCGGCGCCCGCGGGCGAGGTCCGCTGGCCCGCGCCCGGCGCGACGCTGGGCGGCTTCGCCTGGATCGTCGCCGACGTCGCGGACGCCCGCGGCGTCGTGCGGGCTTGGCCGATGCTCGACGGCCGGCCGGCGGGTCCGCCGGTGAACGTCGAGCCCGGAGCGGGACGGATCCTGGTCCCGCTGGTGCTCCGCGGCATCGCGGGGGAGCACGCGGTCTCGGTGCGGCTCGAGGACGCGGCAAAGAACCGCACCGACACCGCGGCCGTTGCGGTGCGGGTGGGGGGCGACCGCGGCGAGCGCCTCGCCGAGGCGGTCTTCGTGCTCAACCGCCTGGGCTTCGGACCCGAGCCCGCCGCCCTCGCCGATGCGCTGGTGGAGGGCCCGCGGGCGTGGGCGCTGGCGCAGCTGCGGAAGCCCGGCGGTCCCGGCGCGGCCGCCGCCCTGGCCCGCGCCGCGTCGGTGGCCTCCGACGACTTCGCCGGCGGCCAGGTGCAGCGGCGTGGGCTCTCGTGGCTGCTCGCCGTGCCCGACCCGCTGAAGGCGCGGCGGGTCGCTTTCCTCGACAACCACTTCACGACGTGGATCCAGAAGGTGCAGCCCGAGCGGCAGGCGGCGTCCTTCGGCGACCTGGTCGAGGCCGCCGACCGGCCCTTCTTCGAGCTGCTCCTGGCCTCGGCCACCAGCCCCTCGATGCTGCGCTACCTCGACCAGCAGCGGTCCTTCGTCGGCCGGATCAACGAGAACTACGCACGCGAGATCCTCGAGCTGCACACCGTCGGCGTGCACGGCGGCTACACGCAGCAAGACGTCACCGACCTCGCGGCGGTGCTGACCGGCCTCACCGCCGCCCACGCCGTCGACAACGCGCCGATCGCCAACCGCGTCCGCCAGGCGTTCGCCTTCGTGCCCGGCCGGCACGACCCCCGCGCCGCGGAGGTGTTCGGCCTGGACCTGCCGACCGCCACCAACGCCGAGGGAGGCGTCGACGCCGTCGCCGCCTTCGATCGGATCCGCCGCGTGCTCGAGGCGCTCGCCGCGCACCCGGCCACGGCCGCCTACCTCGCCGACAAGCTCGCCGACCACCACCTCGGCGCCGCCGAGGCGGGCGACCGCCGGGACGCGGGCGTCCGCGGTGCGATGGCCGAGGCCTTCCTCCGCCACCAGGGGCGGCTGCCCGAGGTCCTCGACGCGATGGTGGAGCACCCGGCTTTCGCCGCGGCGATGGCCCGGGCGGTGGAGTCGGGCCCGACCGCGGACGCCCGCGTGGCGCGCCCGCTCGACGCCGCCGTCCGGCTGCAGCGGGTGATGGGGCAGGTCGAGCCCAACGCGGCCGCCAGTTACCTCGCCGGGGCCGGCTTCGCCCTCTTCAACCGCGAGACCCCCGACGGCTACCCCGACGAAGACGCCGCCTACGCCGACTCGAACGCAACGCTGCAGCGCTGGCGCTACGCCGCCCGCGCCGCCGCCCGCATCGCCAACGGCCTGCCCTACGCGCTGCGCAAGCCCACGCCCGACGCCGCGTCGACGCCCGCGAAGCTGGCCGCCTGGCGGCAACGCGTCGTGGACACGCTCGCCGGCACGCTCACCGGGGGCTTGCTCTTGGAGCCGTCCAACGCCGCCGCCCTCTCGGTGCTCGAGGCCGCCGGCGCGTCGGTCAGCGACAGAGACGTGCGGACCGTCGCGGCCCTGGTCTCCCAGCTGCCCGAGGCCGCGCTCCGCTAG
- a CDS encoding magnesium transporter: MAEPHEQGNGDGNGATAAAADHPAELPLRLAADVREATDAQLVLAVRDLPPEETAWTVDHLSPDDQQALLDRLARADPGLAADLLEHFDDSQAAALLREVDPAAAALVVIRMDSDEQADVLAEMSEAASGEILRQLPRTAAADLRQRLGYPDDTAGGLMITEIFRFDEADAVEDVVRRLREGAAEEARDGEGYRAYEVRYLYTTDAAGRLSGVVPMRRLVLGARSAKLATLAIRDFVKTAADTPVEELEDLFDRVDYSAVPVEDARGRLLGVVQRAAVQEHRGEAAEEDLAKTGGIIGGEELRSMPVGSRAGRRLAFLLPVLGLTLVSASVIGLYEPTIRESPGLAKFLPVVAGLCGSSGGQAVAVSMREISLGLIKTRDVGRVIRKEVTAALLIGAGVGLALFLTGWAWSGDLGMGLTLGFAAPPVMLLATAVGGSVPLLLRGVGLDPAMMSGPVVQTTIDMAAFLAVLAIAAAVL, encoded by the coding sequence ATGGCTGAGCCGCACGAGCAGGGCAACGGCGACGGCAACGGTGCGACCGCGGCGGCGGCCGATCACCCCGCCGAGCTGCCTCTCCGCCTCGCGGCCGACGTGCGTGAGGCCACCGACGCGCAGCTGGTGCTCGCCGTCCGCGACCTCCCTCCGGAGGAGACGGCTTGGACGGTCGACCACCTGAGCCCCGACGACCAGCAGGCGCTTCTGGATCGGCTCGCCCGCGCCGACCCCGGCCTCGCGGCCGACCTGCTCGAACACTTCGACGACAGCCAGGCCGCGGCCCTCCTGCGCGAGGTCGATCCGGCCGCGGCGGCGCTGGTCGTGATCCGGATGGACTCCGACGAGCAAGCCGACGTGCTCGCGGAGATGAGCGAAGCGGCCTCGGGCGAGATCCTCCGCCAGCTGCCCCGGACCGCCGCGGCCGACCTGCGGCAGCGGCTCGGCTACCCCGACGACACCGCCGGCGGATTGATGATCACCGAGATCTTCCGCTTCGACGAGGCCGACGCGGTGGAGGACGTCGTGCGGAGGCTGCGGGAGGGGGCGGCGGAGGAGGCCCGCGACGGCGAGGGCTACCGGGCGTACGAGGTCCGCTACCTCTACACGACCGACGCCGCGGGCCGCCTCTCCGGCGTCGTCCCGATGCGCCGGCTCGTGCTCGGCGCCCGCTCCGCCAAGCTCGCGACGCTGGCCATCCGCGACTTCGTCAAGACCGCGGCCGACACGCCGGTCGAGGAGCTCGAAGACCTCTTCGACCGCGTCGACTACTCCGCCGTGCCGGTGGAGGACGCCCGCGGCCGGCTGCTGGGCGTCGTGCAGCGGGCCGCCGTGCAGGAGCACCGCGGCGAGGCCGCCGAGGAGGACCTCGCGAAGACCGGCGGCATCATCGGCGGCGAGGAGCTGCGGTCGATGCCGGTCGGATCGCGGGCCGGCCGCAGGCTCGCCTTCCTGCTGCCGGTCCTCGGGCTCACGCTCGTCTCCGCCTCGGTGATCGGCCTCTACGAGCCGACGATCCGGGAGAGCCCCGGCCTCGCGAAGTTCCTCCCCGTGGTCGCCGGCCTCTGCGGCAGCAGCGGCGGGCAGGCGGTGGCCGTTTCGATGCGGGAGATCTCGCTGGGCCTGATCAAGACCCGCGACGTCGGCCGCGTGATCCGCAAGGAAGTCACCGCCGCGCTGCTCATCGGCGCCGGCGTCGGGCTCGCGCTGTTCCTCACCGGCTGGGCCTGGAGCGGGGACCTGGGCATGGGCCTCACCCTCGGCTTCGCCGCCCCGCCGGTGATGCTGCTCGCGACGGCGGTCGGCGGCAGCGTGCCGCTGCTCCTGCGCGGCGTGGGCCTGGACCCGGCGATGATGTCCGGGCCGGTGGTCCAGACGACGATCGACATGGCCGCGTTCCTGGCGGTGCTGGCGATCGCGGCGGCGGTGCTCTGA
- the lysA gene encoding diaminopimelate decarboxylase gives MPPALAESSTLPYSPVEVASRFGTPTYVYDAATLRARARSLTGRGATIRYAQKANNNTAVLALLRAEGVVVDAVTAGEIHRALAAGHEPADVVYTADVFDRDAVEALHRHGCPVNAGSPNMLAQLADAGLEHLPVTLRLNPGFGHGHSRKVNTGGTSSKHGIWHEQLEAVLTQATSLGLSRVRGLHMHIGSGSDFAHLHHVCDAMVAAAEAWKAAGGHELEVISAGGGLPIPYRKGEDEPLDLDRFFEAWTEARDRVCAIVGREVELEVEPGRYLAAEAGSLVAEVRGTKTQGEGDDAVDYLLIDAGFNDLLRPAMYGAYHHLEVFAADGRELTRERDYVVAGPLCESCDVFTQGDEGVVQSRRLPVPEPGDLLVIHDAGAYGAAMASRYNGRRLTAEAMVIDGELHEIRAREPIDEQLRYEHIPDQLQ, from the coding sequence ATGCCCCCCGCCCTCGCTGAATCCTCCACCCTCCCCTACAGCCCCGTTGAGGTCGCTTCCCGCTTCGGCACCCCGACCTACGTGTACGACGCCGCGACGCTGCGGGCCCGGGCGCGTTCGCTCACCGGCCGGGGGGCGACGATCCGCTACGCGCAGAAGGCGAACAACAACACCGCCGTGCTGGCGTTGCTGCGGGCGGAGGGCGTGGTGGTGGACGCGGTGACGGCGGGCGAGATCCACCGGGCGCTGGCGGCGGGCCACGAGCCCGCCGACGTCGTCTACACCGCCGACGTCTTCGATCGCGACGCGGTGGAGGCTCTGCACCGGCACGGCTGCCCGGTGAACGCCGGCAGCCCGAACATGCTCGCGCAGCTCGCCGACGCCGGCCTGGAGCACCTCCCGGTGACGCTGCGCCTCAACCCCGGCTTCGGCCACGGCCACAGCCGCAAGGTCAACACCGGCGGGACGTCCAGCAAGCACGGCATCTGGCACGAGCAGCTCGAAGCGGTGCTGACGCAGGCAACGTCTCTGGGCCTGTCGCGGGTCCGGGGCCTGCACATGCACATCGGCTCGGGGTCGGACTTTGCGCACCTCCACCACGTGTGCGACGCGATGGTCGCCGCGGCCGAGGCGTGGAAGGCGGCGGGCGGCCACGAGCTGGAGGTGATCTCCGCCGGCGGCGGCCTGCCGATCCCGTACCGCAAAGGCGAGGACGAGCCGCTGGATCTCGACCGCTTCTTCGAGGCCTGGACGGAGGCTCGCGACCGGGTTTGCGCCATCGTCGGCCGCGAGGTGGAGCTGGAGGTCGAACCGGGCCGCTACCTCGCCGCCGAGGCGGGGAGCCTCGTCGCGGAGGTCCGCGGCACCAAGACGCAGGGCGAGGGAGACGACGCGGTCGATTACCTGCTCATCGACGCCGGCTTCAACGACCTGCTCCGGCCCGCGATGTACGGGGCGTACCACCATCTGGAGGTCTTCGCCGCGGACGGCCGGGAGCTGACGCGAGAGCGGGACTACGTCGTCGCCGGCCCGCTGTGCGAGAGCTGCGACGTCTTCACCCAGGGCGACGAGGGCGTCGTCCAGAGCCGCCGGCTGCCCGTCCCCGAGCCCGGCGACCTGCTCGTGATCCACGACGCCGGGGCCTACGGCGCCGCGATGGCGAGCCGGTACAACGGACGCCGCCTCACCGCCGAGGCGATGGTGATCGACGGCGAGCTTCACGAGATCCGCGCCCGCGAGCCCATCGACGAGCAGCTGCGCTACGAGCACATCCCCGATCAGCTCCAATGA
- the surE gene encoding 5'/3'-nucleotidase SurE, translating to MRMLITNDDGIDAPGIAALVRAVKGLGSVFVVAPRDVQSATSHAITLHRPVEVEPREFPWGEGYAVDGRPADCTKLGLAGVLPGAPGAFDYVISGINAGANIGQNVLYSGTVGAAREAAFEGVPAIAVSLHLDGMKKKPGDLWDRAAEHAREAIERTVAVGLEPGTLMNINLPILEGGKEPRGTKLVTTATKPMRAKYKTNKTVPRPGTGTAGVGSYSLLGTMNVGRAQKGSDAEALFDGYVTLSPLHFDLNCEASHERWAAAADG from the coding sequence ATGCGAATGCTCATCACCAACGACGACGGCATCGACGCCCCCGGGATCGCGGCGTTGGTGAGGGCCGTCAAAGGCCTTGGCTCCGTCTTCGTGGTGGCCCCGCGGGACGTGCAGTCGGCGACGTCGCACGCGATCACGCTGCACCGGCCGGTGGAGGTCGAGCCGCGGGAGTTTCCTTGGGGTGAGGGCTACGCGGTCGACGGGCGGCCGGCCGACTGCACCAAGCTCGGCCTCGCCGGCGTTTTGCCCGGAGCCCCGGGGGCCTTCGACTACGTGATCAGCGGGATCAACGCCGGGGCGAACATCGGGCAGAACGTGCTGTATTCCGGCACGGTGGGCGCCGCCCGCGAGGCGGCGTTCGAGGGCGTGCCGGCGATCGCGGTCAGCCTGCACCTCGACGGGATGAAGAAGAAGCCCGGAGACCTTTGGGATCGGGCGGCCGAGCACGCCCGGGAGGCGATCGAGCGGACGGTGGCGGTGGGGCTCGAGCCCGGCACGCTCATGAACATCAACCTGCCGATCCTCGAGGGCGGCAAGGAGCCCAGGGGCACGAAGCTGGTGACGACGGCCACGAAGCCGATGCGTGCGAAGTACAAGACGAACAAGACGGTCCCGCGGCCGGGCACCGGCACCGCGGGCGTGGGCTCCTACTCGCTGCTGGGCACGATGAACGTCGGCCGGGCGCAGAAGGGCAGCGACGCGGAAGCCCTCTTCGACGGCTACGTGACGCTCTCGCCGCTGCACTTCGACCTCAACTGCGAAGCCTCGCACGAGCGGTGGGCGGCCGCCGCGGATGGCTGA
- a CDS encoding GDP-L-fucose synthase family protein yields MLDLTNERIIVTGGAGFLGRFVRERLLARGVPEDAIFIPRRADYDLTQLDAVTRMYDDADATVVIHLAAEVGGIGANRDHPGRFFYANAAMGLHLIDQGRKRGMKKFVQTGTVCAYPKHAPIPFKEEDLWNGFPEETNAPYGVAKKALFTMLEAYRAEYGMASAVVVPVNLYGPHDNFDLETSHVIPGLIRKCCEAADRHDAELAVWGTGTATREFLYVEDAAEGIVAAAERVSEPTPINLGTGREVKIRDLVGMIVELTGFEGEIAWDASKPDGQPRRCLDTSKAESMMNWKAGVRLEDGLERTIDFFRRNQGDVREVTYGRKGKRGPNTVEREA; encoded by the coding sequence TTGTTGGACCTCACGAACGAGCGGATCATCGTCACCGGCGGAGCCGGCTTCCTCGGGCGCTTCGTACGGGAGCGGCTGCTCGCCCGCGGCGTGCCCGAGGACGCGATCTTCATCCCGCGGCGGGCGGATTACGACCTCACCCAGCTTGACGCGGTGACGCGGATGTACGACGACGCCGACGCCACCGTGGTCATCCACCTCGCCGCGGAGGTCGGCGGCATCGGCGCCAACCGCGACCACCCCGGCCGCTTCTTCTACGCCAACGCCGCGATGGGGCTGCACCTCATCGACCAGGGCCGCAAACGCGGGATGAAGAAGTTCGTGCAGACCGGCACCGTGTGCGCCTACCCCAAGCACGCGCCGATCCCCTTCAAGGAGGAGGACCTCTGGAACGGCTTCCCCGAGGAGACCAACGCGCCCTACGGGGTGGCGAAGAAGGCGTTGTTCACGATGCTCGAGGCCTACCGGGCCGAGTACGGCATGGCCTCGGCGGTGGTCGTCCCGGTGAACCTGTACGGGCCGCACGACAACTTCGATCTTGAAACCAGCCACGTGATCCCCGGCCTCATCCGCAAGTGCTGCGAGGCCGCGGACCGGCACGACGCCGAGCTGGCGGTCTGGGGCACGGGCACCGCCACGCGCGAGTTCCTCTACGTGGAGGACGCCGCCGAGGGCATCGTCGCCGCGGCCGAGCGGGTGAGCGAACCGACGCCGATCAACCTGGGCACCGGCCGGGAGGTGAAGATCCGCGACCTCGTCGGGATGATCGTCGAGCTCACCGGCTTCGAGGGCGAGATCGCCTGGGACGCGAGCAAGCCCGACGGCCAGCCGCGCCGCTGCCTGGACACGAGCAAGGCGGAAAGCATGATGAACTGGAAGGCGGGCGTGAGACTCGAGGACGGGCTCGAGCGAACGATCGACTTCTTCCGCAGAAACCAGGGCGACGTGCGGGAGGTGACCTACGGGCGGAAGGGCAAGCGCGGGCCGAACACGGTCGAGCGGGAGGCCTGA